atgacatttactcaatatctcttgttgttcatactcgggaacacatcttcgcagaataccatccactccttctttatataagtgtgggtcatcccaaaaataatgccgcaagtcataaaagaattttctcctttgctgagctgaaaaggttggaggcaagtacttggagacaataaagttagcataatcagtgtaccaaggactatctcgcgagctcacctttattacagccaattgtttatttggaaaactatcattaacaggaacaggatcataagcaatattttccaatctagacaaattatcagcaacaggattatcagcacctttcctatctataatatgtaaatcaaattcttgcaacagaagcgcccatctaataagccttggcttagcatctttcttttgcattaggtatctgattgcagcatgatcagtatgaattgtaacttttgaatcaacaatataggatctaaacttgtcacaagcaaagactacagccaacaattctttctcagtagtagcataatttctttgagcagcatcaagagttttactagcataatgaataacattcaattttttatctactcgctgtccaagaacagcgcctacagcaaaatcactagcatcacacataatttcaaatggtaagttccaatcaggaggttcaactataggagcagttgttaaggctttctttagagtttcaaaagcttccttacaatcatcatcaaaaacaaaaggtacatctttttgaagaagattagtaagaggttttgaaatcttggagaagtctttaataaatctcctataaaacccagcatgacaaagaacactatgaatacctttaaaatccctgggatagggcatcttctcaattgcttcaactttagctctatcaacttcaatacctctctcagaaattttatgtcccaatacaattccttcattaaccataaagtggcatttctcccaattaagaataaggttagtttcttcacatctctgcaaaactttatcgaggtttcgcaagcaattatcaaaagaattcccatagagagaaaaatcatccatgaatacgtccacaatattctcgcaaaagccatgaaaaatagcagacatgcatctttgaaaagtagcaggagcattacataaaccaaaaggcatacgtctataagcataagttccatagggacaagtgaaagtggttttctcttgatccttagttttaacagcaatttgtgaaaacccagaatatccatcaagaaagcaaaaatgagtatttttagacaacctttctaacattagtTAACAGTAAAATGGAACCACCTAGGAGCCTCTACAGCCATTTGGCATCCTTAACCGTCAGATCAAGCTGTTGAAGGTACCAGATACATTCGTCATCCCGTGAATGCCCTGAGCTCTTTTTACCGCACTGTCCCGCGCGTCACGGTGGCCCAATATACAAGGGCATCTACTCTGGAGATCTACCTAGATGCCTTCTGGTGAACCGGGCCACAATATAGTGGGTTGTACGGCCGCGAGGGGAGGCTTTTGTTTAGTGGGCCTGCCACTCGGCCTGCACGTTGCAGGGCAACCAAGCGGCGGCAAAATAATGGCCATGAAGCTCGGCTCCGTTTCTCCCGTAACTGCAGCTCCTAGTGGAGATGCGTTACGCTTTATTTGCCTGCATATAACTTGCGTTGGCGCAGATCCGTTTTCATTGCCGCTGAAACCAAATCTTGACCACCGGCTGACAACCTACAAAAGTCGATTCGTGCCACCATGACGATATCTCCGCCGCGGTCACCAAGATGGGTCTCGCGCCAGGATTCCAGACGCAGTTTGTGAGGGCTAACTTCGCAGCCATGCCGACGATGGCCGGGAGCCTCCAGCCTAGGTGAGCCTGGCCCCTTCCAATTTCTCCCCATCCGTCTGGCTCTCCTTTCCCTTTCCACTTCTCATCGATGTTCCCACCAGTACTACGTCATTAGCCTGCTTCTCATCCTCTGCGTCATCGACAACCAGATACATATTGGAAAGCTTCAAGCCCTTTGACATCTCGTCGCCCAAGGACTTCGTTAGATGCCTGACTCCTCATCCTCGGCATCCTGAACAATCAGATACATGTTGCATGGAGGATCCAGAATTGCCAGTCACGTCGCTCCTTTATTTCCTTGCTGAATTATACATAACCATAGGTAATTTTTTGCGAAACCGTTAGATTAGATTACCACCAAATTGGCCATACCTAGGTATACCCCATAGACCTAGCGTCTGGCGACATGCGACTAGGGTTTAGTGACTCTGCCTCCGATCTCCCGATCGGTGGAGGAGGGTTTTCTTCTTCGTTTTGAAGTCAAATTGTTCGGGGGGCTGGGGGCTCTTCTCTGCTAGGTTCTGGCAAGGTTTTCTTCCCCCGATCTTGACTGCTTGGCGGTTTCTGCGTCCGATTAGGGTTTGGCGAGGCGGCTTTCGCTGCTATGGCGGCATCATCAGCGAATTCTGGGAACTGGTCGGTTGGGCCAGATCAGCGGAAGGAGGAAGCCATTGATGATCTGCTCAACCGTCTGGGAATTGTTGAAAATGACTTCGATGATCTAGTGTTTGAAGATCTGGAAGGGGTCCCCAAAGAAGGCGTCAAGTGGATGGCTCTGGCTAGGGTTCATACCCAGAACTACTTTAGTTCGTCTACCTTTGAGCAGCACATGAAAGTTGCGTGGAGTCCGGCGAAGGAAATCAAATTTCATCATCTGGAAGGCAATCTGTTCACTATCCAAAGCTTCTGTCTTGGGGATTGGTTGAAGGTGGAGAAAGGAGGGCCCTGGTTGTTCAGACAAGCTATAGTCTGTATCGAGCCATATGATGGTATGATGGACACTGACTTAATTGATCTCAATTTCTTTAGTACTTGGGTGTAGATTCAGAAACTCCTAATTGGTTACCGCAATGATACCCTGATAAGAAACTTGTTGGAAAAGAAGGTCGGGAAGGTTGAGGAGATTCAAACAAATGTTCAAGGGGCAGGGAATTTCGTCCGTGTAAAGGTTCGCTTGGATGTTCGGAAAAATCTTGAAAGATGGGTCTCGTTGAGCAGAAGTGGACAGAGAGAGATTTTCAAGCTTAAATACGAAAAGatgccacgtttttgcggtgcaTGCGGGCTCATTGGGCACTCCCACCTTGAGTGTGGTAATGGAGAACATCTAGAGGCTGATTTGAAGTGGGGTGATTGGCTTAAGGCTGAGTGGGAAACATGGCATGGTCGCGGCATAGCCGAGATGAGGGGTAGAGGACGAGGTATGAGGGGAGGAAGATTGTCTGATGCTTTTGCAGAGAATCGTGGAGATATGAGGGGACGAGGTGACCATGTTGGAGAGAGTTGGAGGCATAATGCTCTACCCTATGTTAATGGTAATGCAGTCATAGACCCCTCACTTAAAGATACTGCAACTAGTCCACTTAAGGGAAAGGATATGGAAATTGATCATGAAGGTAATGGCATGGCCGGGGCCAAAAGAAACCTCCTTGGAGAGTTTTCTGATGATGAGGGTTTAGCGGGGAAAACGGGAGATGGCAATCTAGCCATCATGGACTCTACTCCGCCACCAGCAGGTGCAATGGCAGATAATGGGGAGGGCAtcagagagaaagaaagaaataaacGAACGAAGACTGGAGCAGACTCCCCTTCACTTGGATCGGCGGGCTCTTTTGAGGAGCCTGTCCGGTCGCaatgagacttctagcttggaatTGCCGTGGTTTGGGTAATGCTGCGGCAATTCGTGCGCTAATGGATGTCCTGAGGCGCCACAACCCTGATGTTGTTTTCCTCTCGGAAACACATCTTGACAATTACCCAGCTGAGTGTATTCGTCGTCAAATGAGAATGGATCATCTTATTGTTCAACCAAGTGATGGAAGGAAAGGAGGGATTCTCATGGTTTGGAGGAAAGTGGTACAAATTCATCGTATTTTTGCATGCCCAAATTTTATTGATATCCGTATTGTAGAGGAGGCAAATAAGGAGTGGAGGTTTACTGGAATGTATGGCGAATTCAAGTGGGATGAGAAATACAAAACTTGGGATAGATTCAGATCACTTCATCAACAAAATAACTTGCCTTGGATAGTTATGGGTGACTTAAACGAAATTCTCTTTGATAGCGAAAAGGAGGGTGGAAGAGTGAGACCTCAAAGATTTATAAAAGCTTTCCAGGATACCTTGGATGATTGTCAGTTATCGGATGTGGGATATGTTGGTGACAAGTTCACTTGGCACAGAGGTGCTATGAGGGAAAGACTAGACAGGGGTGTTGCAAATATTGATTGGAGTCAGATGCATCCAGATGCAGCTATATTACACCTCGAATATAGTCGCTCAGACCATCGTCCTTTATTATTAGACACTGATTACTATAAAGCGTCACTTCCTAATCCAGGGAAGAAGCAACGCCAATTTGAAGCTAAATGGTTTAAAGAGGAAGGCTTCTGTGATATTGTGGAAGAGAAGTGGAACAACACAGCCGACCACGTTCCTGTGCTTGATCGTCTCAAATCCATGCATGATGGATTGCATGCATGGGATCATACAGTGCTGCGGGAGCCTAGAAACCGACTAAGGAAAGCTCAACATGATCTTGAAGCGCTGATGCGAGGCCCAATAAATCCACAGGAAGACCAGAAAAAGTTTGAATTAGCGCGGTTGATTGAAAATTTATTAGAGCAGGAGGAAATTAAATGGTGCCAACGTTCCCGCGCTAATTGGATACAAAATGGTGACAAAAATACAAGCTTCTTCCATAATTATGCTTCCccgaggaggagaagaaatatgaTCAAACAACTGAAAGGACCATCTGGTGAGTTCGTTGAGGGTACTGAAAACATTAAACCAATTGTATTCAACTATTTCTCTACTCTGTTTAGCTCGGATAATCATATGGGGGACCCTCTGTTCCTAGAAAATGTGACACCTAGGGTGACTATGGAAATGAATGACAAACTTATAGCTCCATATACAACGGAAGATGTGAAAAAACGGTTCATAGTATTGGAGATTTAAAGGCACCTGGGCCGGATGGGCTACATGCTCTTTTCTATAAAAGATTTTGGCACTTGGTTGGCAATGATATTACACATACAGTTCTGAATGCTATCAATGAAAGGAAAATTCCTACTGGTTGGAATGATACAGTGGTAGTTCTTATTCCCAAAGTGGATTCACCTGAGGAGGTAACTCAATTTCGTCCAATTTCATTATGCAATGTTGTTTATAAGATTATCTCCAAGATGATTGCAGCTAGACTCAAGATCTTTCTCCCGGAGATCATATCACCAACACAAAGTGCTTTTGTCCCTGGAAGGTTATCACAGATAACGTCCTGGTAGCTTATGAATGCATCCATAAAATCAAGAATAAAAGGAATGGCAAAACAGGCTTATGTGCGGTAAAATTAGACATGCACAAAGCCTATGATAGAGTAGAATGGAATTTATTGAGGGAGATGATGATTAGGCTGGGGTTTCACAATCAATGGGTAGATCTTATTATGGAGTGTGTTACTTCAGTTTCATATTCAATTAGAATCAATTCTGAATTAACATAAAGTTTTGTACCCACAAGAGGTATCAGACAGGGGGACCCCCTATCTCCCTACTTGTTCCTATTTTGTGCAGAAGGTCTCTCAAGTTGCTTGTTAAACGCGGAGGAGATTGGTGGCATAGAAGGGGTCAAAGTGTGTAGAAATG
This region of Lolium perenne isolate Kyuss_39 chromosome 2, Kyuss_2.0, whole genome shotgun sequence genomic DNA includes:
- the LOC139835733 gene encoding uncharacterized protein — encoded protein: MRLLAWNCRGLGNAAAIRALMDVLRRHNPDVVFLSETHLDNYPAECIRRQMRMDHLIVQPSDGRKGGILMVWRKVVQIHRIFACPNFIDIRIVEEANKEWRFTGMYGEFKWDEKYKTWDRFRSLHQQNNLPWIVMGDLNEILFDSEKEGGRVRPQRFIKAFQDTLDDCQLSDVGYVGDKFTWHRGAMRERLDRGVANIDWSQMHPDAAILHLEYSRSDHRPLLLDTDYYKASLPNPGKKQRQFEAKWFKEEGFCDIVEEKWNNTADHVPVLDRLKSMHDGLHAWDHTVLREPRNRLRKAQHDLEALMRGPINPQEDQKKFELARLIENLLEQEEIKWCQRSRANWIQNGDKNTSFFHNYASPRRRRNMIKQLKGPSGEFVEGTENIKPIVFNYFSTLFSSDNHMGDPLFLENVTPRVTMEMNDKLIAPYTTEDVKKRFIVLEI